From the genome of Pyramidobacter piscolens W5455, one region includes:
- a CDS encoding SLC13 family permease: MSQMAIALIILAATIVLFIWEPVPILVTAIGASIAYAYAGIIPVGDIFKGYNSNTIVLLAGMMIVGSSLFHTGLTDIIGEKMVKITGKSERNIVLATLIVSCALSSVCSNIGVMTAMAPLVTAMCFSAGCGSSRTLMALLFGAQFGGFVTLVGVGSNASAANAMADLGLTPFGFFGITPFGLGICVLGTLYFTFVGMKFLPDTGYVPEFAKVEKKPFDKNKAAIACITMAAVLVVIALSPKKMPMHVAAVIGSLVIMGTKCMTVREAIAAIDWNCMLLVGSLTAISTGVQKSGAGAAMAELILQILGEHPSTFMITTVIFIAAAILTQVMSNIPTIMLFMPIGVSIAKAINVSPYPICMIITLAGAASYATPFAAPQNMMTVGWTQYRFVDYVKAGLPMLLVTYLVIVAVIPFYLPY; this comes from the coding sequence ATGAGCCAAATGGCAATCGCGCTGATCATTCTCGCCGCCACGATCGTTCTGTTCATCTGGGAGCCGGTGCCCATCCTCGTCACCGCCATCGGCGCTTCGATCGCTTACGCCTACGCGGGCATTATTCCCGTCGGCGATATCTTCAAGGGCTACAACAGCAACACCATCGTGCTGCTGGCCGGCATGATGATCGTCGGATCGTCGCTGTTCCACACCGGTCTGACCGACATCATCGGCGAAAAGATGGTGAAGATCACGGGAAAGAGCGAGCGCAACATCGTCCTCGCCACGCTGATCGTCTCCTGCGCCCTCAGTTCGGTGTGCAGCAACATCGGCGTGATGACGGCCATGGCCCCGCTGGTCACGGCCATGTGTTTCTCCGCCGGCTGCGGCTCTTCACGCACGCTGATGGCGCTGCTTTTCGGCGCTCAATTCGGCGGCTTCGTGACGCTGGTCGGCGTCGGTTCCAACGCTTCCGCGGCCAACGCCATGGCCGACCTCGGTCTGACGCCGTTTGGATTCTTCGGCATCACGCCCTTTGGTCTCGGCATTTGCGTTCTCGGCACGCTGTACTTCACTTTCGTGGGCATGAAGTTCCTGCCCGACACGGGATATGTCCCCGAGTTCGCCAAGGTCGAGAAGAAACCCTTCGACAAAAACAAGGCCGCCATCGCCTGCATCACCATGGCTGCCGTGTTGGTAGTCATCGCGCTGAGTCCCAAGAAGATGCCCATGCACGTGGCGGCGGTGATCGGCTCGCTGGTTATCATGGGCACCAAGTGTATGACCGTTCGGGAAGCCATCGCCGCCATCGACTGGAACTGCATGCTGCTGGTCGGTTCGTTGACCGCCATTTCCACAGGCGTGCAGAAAAGCGGCGCCGGTGCCGCCATGGCTGAACTGATCTTGCAGATTCTCGGCGAACATCCCAGCACGTTCATGATCACGACGGTGATCTTCATCGCCGCCGCAATTCTCACTCAGGTGATGTCCAATATTCCCACGATCATGCTGTTCATGCCCATCGGCGTTTCCATCGCCAAAGCGATCAACGTCAGTCCTTATCCCATCTGCATGATCATCACGCTGGCCGGCGCCGCGTCCTACGCCACGCCTTTCGCCGCCCCGCAGAACATGATGACCGTCGGCTGGACGCAGTACCGGTTCGTGGATTACGTCAAAGCAGGACTGCCGATGCTGCTGGTAACCTATCTGGTCATTGTCGCCGTCATCCCTTTCTATCTACCCTATTAA
- a CDS encoding RraA family protein, whose product MSVGFRVYTKRNLPPQELVEAFRHIPASNIADTMNRLCAIHSDIHLMTKPGDGNMVGVALTVKARPGDNLMLHKALNMIEPGDVVVVSNEGDRSQSLMGEVMAAYAKSRGVAGFVFDGPMRDIDSLYDGGVPFYATGTTPGGPFKEGPGEINVPIACGGIMVNPGDIIVGDPDGVIVIPRRDAERVLEAARKFMEQDQSKLKAAQEGHATRDWVDEKLEEKGCEIIDDAYPA is encoded by the coding sequence ATGTCCGTAGGATTTCGCGTGTACACCAAAAGGAACCTGCCGCCCCAAGAGCTCGTCGAGGCGTTCCGTCACATTCCCGCCTCCAACATCGCCGATACGATGAACCGCCTCTGCGCCATCCACTCCGACATTCATCTGATGACAAAACCCGGCGACGGCAACATGGTCGGCGTGGCGCTCACCGTCAAAGCCCGTCCCGGCGACAATCTGATGCTTCACAAGGCGCTGAACATGATCGAGCCCGGCGACGTGGTCGTCGTTTCCAACGAGGGTGACCGCAGCCAGTCCCTGATGGGCGAGGTTATGGCCGCTTACGCCAAATCGCGCGGCGTGGCCGGTTTCGTCTTCGACGGGCCGATGCGCGACATCGACAGCCTTTATGACGGCGGCGTGCCGTTCTACGCAACGGGCACCACGCCCGGCGGCCCCTTCAAGGAGGGCCCCGGCGAGATCAACGTTCCCATCGCCTGCGGCGGCATCATGGTCAACCCCGGCGACATCATCGTCGGCGACCCCGACGGCGTGATCGTCATTCCCCGTCGGGATGCCGAAAGGGTGCTGGAAGCAGCGCGAAAGTTCATGGAACAGGATCAGAGCAAGCTCAAAGCGGCGCAGGAAGGGCACGCCACGCGCGACTGGGTCGACGAGAAGCTGGAAGAAAAAGGCTGCGAGATCATTGACGACGCGTATCCCGCGTAA
- a CDS encoding tripartite tricarboxylate transporter permease, protein MLDWLEALKLALVPSVLLSNFIGTAVGIVIGALPGLTSTMGVALAVPLTYGMAPASGFAMLCGIYCGSVYGGAITAILINTPGTPAGAATTLDGYPMAQKGRAVEALGIAVISSFIGGLFSVAVLSFCAPALAKVALSFGPAEYFAVMVFGITIISSISGKSMSRGLFAGLLGMFLGTFGTDPLTGYPRFADGVPGLYGGIEIVPCLIGLFSFPQAIDMVVKKVKESRMNALTGKVPPLREFARRWANLLRSSVIGTFIGILPGAGTTIATFLSYNEAMRFSKHKEAFGTGCMDGVIATETSNNAVVGGSLVPLLTLGIPGNAVSAVFLGALTIQGLKPGPFLFQEQAPLIYSLFLSLGIAHFFFLAIGLSGVRIFPKILKISPTVLSGGILILGTVGAYALRNEPFDIWVVLAFGLLGYFLKTIKTPTAPVVLGFILGPMIEANFEQAMLIGDGKWSFFFSKPISCVFLILAAVSFVTPFIFRWRKTRSASALAEEESRTEEEEL, encoded by the coding sequence ATGTTAGATTGGCTCGAAGCTTTGAAACTCGCCCTGGTCCCCAGCGTGCTGCTCTCGAACTTTATCGGCACGGCGGTCGGCATCGTGATCGGCGCGCTGCCCGGCCTGACCTCGACAATGGGCGTGGCGCTGGCGGTGCCTCTCACTTACGGCATGGCGCCCGCCTCGGGATTCGCCATGCTCTGCGGCATTTACTGCGGCTCCGTCTATGGCGGCGCCATCACGGCCATCCTCATCAACACGCCGGGCACGCCCGCCGGCGCGGCGACAACGCTGGACGGCTATCCGATGGCGCAAAAGGGGCGTGCCGTGGAGGCTCTCGGCATCGCGGTGATCAGTTCGTTCATCGGCGGGCTGTTCAGCGTCGCGGTGCTGAGTTTCTGCGCGCCGGCGCTGGCCAAGGTGGCGCTGTCTTTCGGCCCGGCCGAGTACTTCGCGGTGATGGTTTTCGGCATCACGATCATCTCCAGCATCTCGGGCAAGTCCATGTCGCGCGGTCTCTTTGCCGGGCTGCTGGGCATGTTCCTCGGCACCTTCGGCACTGATCCGTTGACGGGCTATCCGCGTTTCGCCGACGGCGTTCCCGGCCTGTACGGCGGCATCGAGATCGTGCCCTGCCTGATCGGCCTTTTCTCGTTCCCGCAAGCGATCGACATGGTAGTCAAAAAGGTCAAGGAGTCGCGTATGAACGCCCTGACGGGCAAGGTACCGCCGCTGCGCGAGTTTGCCAGACGCTGGGCGAATCTGCTGCGTTCGTCGGTGATCGGCACGTTCATCGGCATCCTCCCCGGCGCCGGAACGACCATTGCCACGTTCCTTTCCTACAACGAAGCGATGCGCTTTTCCAAGCACAAAGAGGCGTTCGGCACGGGCTGCATGGACGGCGTCATCGCCACGGAAACTTCGAACAACGCCGTCGTCGGCGGCTCGTTGGTGCCGCTGCTGACGCTGGGTATTCCCGGCAACGCGGTGTCGGCCGTCTTCCTGGGCGCTCTGACGATCCAGGGGCTGAAGCCCGGACCGTTCCTGTTCCAGGAACAGGCGCCGCTGATTTACAGCTTGTTCCTCAGCCTCGGCATCGCCCACTTTTTCTTCCTCGCCATCGGCCTCAGCGGCGTAAGAATTTTCCCCAAGATCCTGAAGATTTCGCCCACGGTGCTCTCCGGCGGCATCCTCATTCTCGGCACGGTGGGAGCGTACGCGCTGCGCAACGAGCCGTTCGACATCTGGGTCGTTCTGGCATTCGGCCTGCTGGGGTATTTCCTGAAAACGATCAAGACGCCCACGGCCCCCGTCGTGCTGGGGTTCATCCTCGGGCCGATGATTGAAGCTAACTTTGAGCAGGCTATGCTGATCGGCGACGGCAAATGGTCGTTCTTCTTCAGCAAGCCGATTTCCTGCGTTTTTTTGATCCTCGCCGCCGTTTCCTTCGTGACGCCCTTTATCTTCCGCTGGCGCAAAACCCGCAGTGCCTCCGCCCTGGCCGAAGAAGAGAGCCGTACCGAGGAAGAAGAACTGTAG
- a CDS encoding tripartite tricarboxylate transporter TctB family protein, whose product MFLVKTLSLEVVFVVFFLWRSLYEPAEVRAYPQALLVLMGLCALTSLYYAWQLRNTSQTSADEIRFNKYFSIGSFFCYLLSFHALGFIVATFLFYSIWMAVIERRLKIGHILIAAVFAGLLYYVFHNVLGVLLPAGLLANVLPD is encoded by the coding sequence GTGTTTCTTGTCAAAACTCTTTCCCTCGAGGTCGTTTTCGTCGTGTTCTTCCTGTGGCGCTCTCTGTACGAGCCCGCCGAGGTGCGCGCTTATCCGCAGGCGCTGCTGGTCCTGATGGGGCTGTGCGCCTTGACCTCGCTGTATTACGCCTGGCAGCTCCGCAACACGTCGCAGACTTCCGCCGACGAGATCCGTTTCAACAAGTACTTTTCCATCGGCTCGTTCTTCTGCTATCTGTTGTCATTTCACGCTCTCGGTTTCATCGTGGCGACATTTCTTTTCTACAGCATCTGGATGGCGGTGATCGAGCGCAGGCTGAAGATCGGCCACATCCTCATCGCGGCGGTCTTTGCCGGGTTGCTGTACTACGTGTTCCATAACGTTCTCGGGGTCCTGCTGCCGGCCGGACTGCTGGCAAACGTTCTGCCCGATTAG
- a CDS encoding Bug family tripartite tricarboxylate transporter substrate binding protein — protein sequence MKMNRRIFALLVATAAFLVPACGFAADYPGKPVKIIVPFAAGGAADMTTRLAAKVAEKYLGQPLAVENRPGGGGVTGYAEVAKSRPDGYTLSEVGPSVVIAPLTKKTNFTIDSFTPIVNMVYEPETIACLSERFKTWEELVASSQANPGGVKISVSGAMASDHLAVLRVLKKSGLKWVCVPTNGSSQAITAMLGGHVDLTIVSPSELSEQVRSGQVAYLLTLAPKRLEEYPELPIAAEKGIDVADGPWRGLVVPKGTPEEVVAAIEAAFLKAFADPEFVEAYGKAGLPANMWMNRADFTALVEQQKADIAEVIAETGVKTNK from the coding sequence ATGAAAATGAATCGTCGCATTTTTGCTCTGCTTGTCGCAACAGCAGCGTTCCTGGTTCCCGCGTGCGGTTTCGCCGCCGACTATCCCGGCAAGCCCGTCAAGATCATCGTTCCCTTTGCCGCCGGTGGCGCCGCCGACATGACTACCCGTCTGGCGGCGAAGGTCGCCGAAAAATACCTCGGCCAGCCCCTGGCGGTCGAGAATCGCCCCGGAGGAGGCGGCGTCACCGGTTACGCCGAAGTCGCCAAATCCCGACCCGACGGTTATACGCTCAGCGAGGTAGGGCCCAGCGTCGTCATCGCGCCTCTGACCAAGAAGACCAATTTCACGATCGATTCCTTTACGCCCATCGTCAACATGGTGTACGAACCGGAAACGATCGCCTGCCTGAGCGAGCGCTTCAAAACATGGGAAGAGCTTGTCGCCTCCTCGCAGGCCAACCCCGGCGGCGTCAAGATCAGCGTCTCCGGCGCCATGGCCAGCGACCACCTCGCCGTGCTCCGCGTGCTCAAGAAGAGCGGACTGAAATGGGTCTGCGTGCCCACGAACGGCAGTTCCCAGGCCATTACGGCCATGCTTGGCGGTCACGTCGACCTGACGATCGTCTCGCCTTCCGAGCTTTCCGAGCAGGTGCGCAGCGGCCAGGTCGCCTATCTGCTGACGCTGGCTCCCAAGCGTCTCGAAGAGTATCCCGAACTGCCCATCGCCGCCGAAAAGGGCATCGACGTGGCGGACGGCCCCTGGCGCGGTCTTGTCGTTCCCAAGGGAACGCCCGAAGAAGTGGTGGCCGCGATCGAAGCGGCTTTCCTGAAGGCGTTTGCCGATCCCGAGTTCGTCGAAGCCTACGGCAAGGCCGGCCTGCCCGCCAACATGTGGATGAACCGCGCCGACTTCACGGCGCTGGTCGAGCAGCAGAAGGCCGACATCGCCGAAGTGATCGCCGAGACCGGCGTGAAGACGAACAAGTAG
- a CDS encoding NAD(P)-binding domain-containing protein, which produces MSVTIGYIGFGEAAYHMGKGLKSEGVEDIRAFDVALGMGGAYKDTVIARCADAGVAVAASAEEIVKNCDIVVICVPARFTASTAEGLLPFAKEGQLFVDVTTALPHVKEKEAALFAEKKAQYVDSAMLGSLVVSAHKVPMLASGDGAERWKEAMTPYGMKIALVGAGSKAGEASRIKLVRSVFMKGFEALVVETFLFARKCGVEERIMDSVAGTMDKESFKDIARRMAGADLIHSERRSFEVGESMELMKEVGVEPLVAAGVKERLARSAALGMNKELNGVAPQTMEAIYSIWEKKDYK; this is translated from the coding sequence ATGAGCGTCACAATTGGCTACATCGGTTTCGGCGAAGCGGCCTATCACATGGGCAAAGGGCTGAAGAGCGAAGGCGTCGAGGACATTCGCGCCTTTGACGTGGCGCTCGGTATGGGCGGCGCGTACAAGGACACGGTGATCGCGCGCTGCGCCGACGCCGGCGTCGCGGTGGCGGCGTCGGCCGAAGAGATCGTGAAAAATTGCGATATCGTCGTCATCTGCGTGCCGGCGCGCTTTACCGCTTCCACGGCAGAGGGGCTGCTACCGTTCGCGAAGGAAGGCCAGCTGTTCGTCGACGTGACCACGGCGCTGCCCCACGTCAAAGAAAAGGAAGCGGCTCTGTTCGCCGAGAAAAAAGCGCAGTACGTGGACTCGGCCATGCTCGGTTCGCTGGTCGTCTCCGCTCACAAGGTGCCGATGCTCGCCTCCGGCGACGGCGCAGAACGCTGGAAAGAGGCGATGACGCCCTACGGCATGAAGATCGCATTGGTCGGCGCCGGCTCGAAAGCCGGCGAAGCTTCGCGCATCAAGCTGGTGCGCAGCGTTTTCATGAAAGGCTTCGAAGCTCTGGTTGTCGAAACGTTCCTGTTCGCCCGCAAGTGCGGCGTCGAGGAGCGCATTATGGACTCCGTCGCCGGCACGATGGACAAAGAGTCGTTCAAGGACATTGCCCGACGGATGGCCGGCGCCGACCTGATCCACTCGGAACGTCGTTCCTTCGAGGTGGGCGAGTCGATGGAACTGATGAAAGAAGTCGGCGTCGAACCGTTGGTCGCCGCCGGCGTCAAGGAGCGCCTGGCCCGTTCGGCGGCGCTTGGCATGAACAAGGAGCTGAACGGCGTAGCGCCACAAACCATGGAAGCGATCTATTCCATTTGGGAGAAAAAGGACTACAAATAA
- a CDS encoding DUF4491 family protein, with protein MNLNYEGVVLAAASLLIIAVYHPLVIKAEYWFGTRVWPLFAAAALICLSASACLRGVVSPILAFLGATNLWSVVELKAQAKRVKKGWFPKNPRRKYE; from the coding sequence GTGAATCTGAACTATGAGGGCGTCGTTCTCGCCGCCGCTTCGTTGCTGATCATCGCCGTCTATCATCCGCTCGTGATCAAGGCGGAATACTGGTTCGGCACGCGCGTCTGGCCATTATTCGCCGCCGCTGCGCTGATCTGCCTGTCCGCTTCCGCCTGCCTGCGCGGCGTCGTTTCGCCTATCCTCGCCTTCCTCGGCGCCACCAACCTGTGGAGCGTCGTCGAGCTGAAAGCTCAGGCGAAACGCGTCAAAAAGGGCTGGTTCCCAAAAAATCCGCGACGGAAATACGAATGA
- a CDS encoding DUF4405 domain-containing protein, with amino-acid sequence MNANALTRLAVDFAMTALMVALMAYQVVGDVAHEVLGTLTGVLFIVHAVLNRHWFARFFSGRYTPLRALQDFAILLVLLDAAVIMITGVMISGTVFAFLDITRGVSVARSLHLAASYWGMVLMSVHIGLHWSMVMGMTRAVFGIRAHRGAAAWLMRFGAAALAVCGARAFGRVDAWGFLTLRNQFAFFDETQSDFAVLFNYFSIMALFIFLSYYAGKGLRAFPTSQKDAAR; translated from the coding sequence ATGAACGCCAACGCGCTTACGCGCCTTGCCGTGGATTTCGCCATGACGGCGCTGATGGTCGCGCTGATGGCCTATCAGGTCGTCGGCGACGTTGCCCACGAGGTCCTCGGCACCCTTACCGGCGTGCTCTTCATCGTTCACGCCGTCCTCAACCGGCACTGGTTCGCGCGTTTTTTCAGCGGACGTTACACGCCTCTGCGCGCACTGCAAGACTTCGCGATCCTGCTGGTGCTGCTCGATGCCGCGGTGATCATGATCACGGGCGTGATGATCTCGGGTACGGTTTTCGCCTTCCTCGACATCACCCGCGGTGTCAGCGTCGCCCGCTCGTTGCATCTGGCCGCGTCCTACTGGGGCATGGTGCTCATGAGCGTCCACATCGGCCTGCACTGGAGCATGGTCATGGGCATGACGCGCGCCGTCTTCGGGATCAGAGCTCACCGCGGCGCGGCCGCTTGGCTGATGCGTTTCGGCGCGGCGGCGCTGGCCGTCTGCGGGGCGCGCGCCTTCGGACGCGTGGACGCATGGGGATTTCTGACGCTGCGCAACCAGTTCGCCTTCTTCGACGAGACGCAGAGCGATTTTGCGGTGCTGTTCAATTATTTTTCCATCATGGCGCTGTTCATCTTCCTTTCCTATTACGCGGGCAAGGGGCTGCGGGCGTTTCCGACGTCGCAAAAGGACGCCGCGCGGTGA
- a CDS encoding Gx transporter family protein: protein MNTKNFARLALLTALSLILFAAEMALPAPIPVPGAKLGLANVVTVWALYHCTARETLLVLLARILLGALLSGNAGALIFSLSGGLLCLAGTLPLRRVIPERRLWLCSAAGGALHNVGQLAAAIAVTQTAGLLSYLPFLLVSGIVCGSLTGQIAQQTSARLRYYRTRDRDDLPAQNL, encoded by the coding sequence TTGAACACGAAAAATTTCGCCCGTCTGGCGCTGCTCACGGCGCTGTCGCTGATTCTCTTCGCCGCCGAAATGGCCCTGCCCGCGCCCATTCCCGTGCCCGGCGCCAAGCTGGGGCTGGCCAACGTCGTCACCGTCTGGGCGCTCTACCACTGTACCGCCCGCGAGACGCTGCTGGTGCTGCTGGCCCGCATCCTGCTCGGCGCGCTGCTGAGCGGCAACGCCGGGGCTCTGATCTTCAGCCTCTCGGGCGGGCTGCTGTGCCTGGCGGGAACGCTGCCTCTGCGCCGCGTCATCCCGGAACGCCGCCTGTGGCTGTGCAGCGCCGCCGGCGGCGCGCTGCACAACGTCGGGCAGCTGGCGGCCGCCATCGCCGTGACGCAAACCGCGGGGCTGCTTTCCTACCTGCCGTTCCTGCTGGTCAGCGGCATCGTCTGCGGCTCGCTGACGGGACAAATCGCCCAGCAGACCTCTGCGCGGCTGCGCTATTACCGTACGCGCGACCGCGACGATCTGCCGGCGCAGAATCTTTGA
- a CDS encoding NusG domain II-containing protein, protein MKKLIPAVLLLLTGWCLWRWFAPPGRIVEVVQRGRVIARLDLSREKGSRTIDIRAPGGGYNRLLVEKGRVKVLCADCPGQDCVRMGWLRSASLPLICLPHGLTVRYAPRSEGELDSLSQ, encoded by the coding sequence ATGAAAAAACTCATCCCCGCCGTCCTGCTGCTCCTGACCGGCTGGTGCCTGTGGCGGTGGTTCGCGCCGCCCGGCCGGATCGTCGAGGTCGTGCAGCGCGGCAGAGTGATCGCCCGCCTCGATTTGAGCCGCGAAAAGGGTTCGCGCACCATCGACATCCGCGCTCCCGGCGGCGGCTACAACCGTCTGCTCGTCGAAAAGGGGCGCGTCAAGGTGCTGTGCGCCGACTGTCCCGGCCAGGACTGCGTGAGAATGGGCTGGCTGCGCTCGGCGTCGCTGCCGTTGATCTGCCTGCCGCACGGTCTGACGGTGCGCTACGCACCGCGCAGCGAGGGCGAGCTCGACAGCCTGTCGCAATAG
- a CDS encoding FAD:protein FMN transferase — protein MKRILSFAAVALLALGGWIGWNQFAKTRKHSVSFYAMDTPITLTAYGPRGKRALSLARARVKQIESELSVTDPCSDVGRLNAAGGAPVPVGEDTTTLTAFALRMNTLTGGAFDPTLYPVLRAWGFTTEERRVPSDGELAKLLRFAGAEHVHLDGRMLRLDEGSMLDLGAVGKGFAGDEALAVMAAAGVESALVNLGGNVQTLGLRPDGQRWRIGVKSPDGGLIGVLRAEAEAVVTSGGYERFFTGPDGRIYWHILDPRTGAPARSGVISATAVGSEGKICDAMSTAFFVMGAEKTAAFWKERGGPGFVLLTEDGELWISEDLNARFAVDPAYTDAKVTVVRR, from the coding sequence ATGAAAAGAATTCTCAGTTTTGCAGCCGTCGCCCTGTTGGCGCTGGGGGGATGGATCGGCTGGAACCAATTCGCAAAAACTCGGAAGCACAGCGTGAGCTTCTACGCCATGGACACGCCCATCACGCTGACGGCGTACGGGCCCCGCGGCAAGAGGGCGCTGTCGCTGGCCCGCGCGCGCGTCAAACAGATCGAAAGCGAGCTGTCCGTCACCGACCCGTGCAGCGACGTCGGCCGCCTCAACGCCGCCGGCGGCGCGCCGGTGCCGGTCGGCGAGGACACGACAACGCTGACGGCCTTCGCGCTGCGCATGAACACCCTGACGGGCGGAGCGTTCGACCCCACGCTCTATCCTGTACTGCGCGCCTGGGGCTTCACGACAGAAGAACGCCGCGTGCCTTCGGACGGCGAGCTGGCAAAACTGCTTCGTTTCGCAGGCGCGGAACATGTCCACCTCGACGGGCGCATGCTGCGCCTCGACGAGGGCAGCATGCTCGACCTCGGCGCCGTCGGCAAGGGATTCGCCGGCGACGAGGCGCTCGCCGTTATGGCCGCGGCGGGCGTCGAATCGGCGCTGGTCAACCTGGGCGGCAACGTGCAGACGTTGGGGCTTCGTCCCGACGGGCAAAGATGGCGCATCGGCGTCAAGTCCCCCGACGGCGGCCTGATCGGCGTGCTGCGCGCCGAAGCGGAAGCCGTCGTCACCTCCGGCGGCTACGAGCGTTTCTTCACCGGCCCCGACGGCCGGATCTACTGGCACATCCTCGATCCGCGCACAGGCGCTCCGGCGCGCAGCGGCGTGATCTCCGCCACCGCCGTCGGTTCCGAAGGGAAAATCTGCGACGCGATGTCCACCGCGTTCTTCGTCATGGGCGCGGAAAAAACCGCCGCGTTTTGGAAAGAACGCGGCGGTCCCGGCTTCGTGCTGCTCACCGAAGACGGCGAACTGTGGATCAGCGAGGATCTGAACGCTCGCTTCGCCGTCGATCCCGCTTACACGGACGCGAAGGTGACGGTGGTGCGGCGATGA